Proteins from a genomic interval of Pseudomonas sp. RC10:
- a CDS encoding ATP-binding protein translates to MTELPPRSVRSLFSLSRWSVQRKLVLAFWLVSVIPTMIAAELAASTLSQIFDSNVRIWLQESTKIVIDETTEIMHNNARVAQLFQAYTRSTVETGNQRDKLIADVADAMGIDVVALIRSDDHKVMFSTAADDIVSQISLAPKSVLQTIHEGGSAVGTVVSTFHTVEGGVDYELVIATYLDSSFLTSVADVHSLDLRLYLRNKEGFGEIFATQRFEDHPPQVPPKIEDILRRTKEASEQSTPRYSGLYSPILNDNGELQGVIFSGLLRHSSLVGLVNQTNLFLAIFLVGSALSLGVGSLVSQHLTRPLRGLREGVRAVTAGDYHRQVEVIGGDELAELSVTFNHMTERLRELQHLEAQLRRRDRLHTLGEVAMGLAHEIRNPLGIIKTATQLLHRRASLPETDMRHLEYVISEVTRINDLITEFLDFAKPSAPIRSTLVARGLLEDVLGFCAPELNNHNVIALIEEQASGATVYADARQLTQACLNLILNAIDAMPDGGQLTLSIARGQADSERPMTRISVSDTGQGIDADIIDRIFNPFVTTKASGTGLGLAKVFSIMENHDGRVECLSEPGAGATFNLYLPADEGEQA, encoded by the coding sequence ATGACTGAACTCCCGCCACGCTCCGTCCGCTCACTGTTTTCCCTCTCGCGTTGGAGCGTGCAACGCAAACTGGTCTTGGCGTTCTGGCTGGTGAGCGTGATTCCGACGATGATCGCCGCCGAATTGGCGGCCTCCACGCTGTCGCAGATTTTCGATAGCAACGTGCGCATCTGGTTGCAGGAATCGACCAAGATCGTCATCGACGAAACCACCGAAATCATGCACAACAACGCTCGGGTCGCGCAGTTGTTCCAGGCCTATACGCGCTCGACTGTCGAGACCGGCAACCAGCGTGACAAGCTGATCGCCGACGTGGCGGACGCCATGGGCATTGACGTCGTGGCGCTGATCCGCAGCGACGATCACAAGGTCATGTTCTCCACGGCCGCCGACGACATCGTCAGCCAGATCAGCCTCGCGCCCAAGTCCGTTTTGCAGACCATCCACGAAGGCGGCAGCGCCGTGGGCACCGTGGTCTCGACCTTCCATACCGTCGAGGGCGGCGTGGATTACGAGCTGGTGATCGCAACGTACCTGGACAGCAGTTTTCTCACCAGCGTGGCCGATGTGCACTCGCTGGACCTGCGCCTGTATCTGCGCAACAAGGAAGGGTTCGGCGAGATTTTTGCCACCCAGCGTTTCGAAGATCACCCGCCTCAGGTGCCCCCAAAAATCGAGGACATCCTGCGCAGGACCAAGGAGGCCAGCGAGCAGTCCACGCCCCGTTACAGCGGCCTGTATTCGCCCATCCTCAACGACAACGGCGAGCTGCAAGGGGTGATTTTCAGCGGCCTGTTGCGGCACTCGTCGCTGGTGGGACTGGTCAATCAGACCAACCTGTTTCTGGCGATTTTCCTGGTAGGCTCGGCGCTGTCCCTGGGGGTCGGCTCGCTGGTTTCGCAGCACCTCACCCGCCCGTTGCGCGGTCTGCGTGAAGGCGTGAGGGCGGTCACTGCCGGGGATTATCACCGTCAGGTCGAAGTCATCGGCGGCGATGAGCTGGCCGAGTTGAGCGTGACTTTCAACCACATGACTGAACGTCTGCGCGAACTCCAGCATCTGGAAGCGCAACTGCGCAGGCGCGACCGGCTGCACACCCTCGGTGAAGTGGCGATGGGGCTGGCCCACGAAATCCGCAACCCGCTGGGCATCATCAAGACCGCCACGCAACTGCTGCACCGCCGCGCCAGCCTGCCGGAAACCGACATGCGCCACTTGGAATACGTGATTTCCGAGGTCACGCGGATCAACGACCTGATCACCGAATTCCTCGATTTCGCCAAACCGAGCGCGCCGATCCGTTCCACCCTCGTCGCCCGCGGGCTGCTGGAAGACGTGTTGGGCTTTTGCGCGCCGGAGCTGAACAACCACAACGTCATCGCGTTGATCGAAGAACAGGCCTCCGGCGCGACGGTCTACGCCGATGCCCGGCAGTTGACCCAGGCCTGTCTCAACCTGATCCTCAACGCCATTGACGCCATGCCCGACGGCGGACAGTTGACCCTGTCCATCGCCCGTGGTCAGGCCGACAGCGAACGGCCCATGACGCGCATCAGCGTGTCCGACACCGGCCAGGGCATCGATGCGGACATCATCGATCGCATCTTCAACCCGTTCGTGACCACCAAGGCGTCAGGTACGGGGCTTGGGCTGGCGAAGGTCTTTTCCATCATGGAGAACCACGATGGCCGTGTAGAGTGCTTGAGCGAACCGGGCGCGGGCGCCACGTTCAATCTGTACTTGCCGGCCGATGAAGGAGAACAGGCATGA
- a CDS encoding sigma-54 dependent transcriptional regulator — protein MSHNVLVVDDEPKLCDLLASALSQNGIQVFTAGNGLHALTVLEREEIDLVISDWRMPGMDGPQLLAEIKQRFPQLPVIVMTAYSTVKNAVQSMRNGAYDYISKPFDIDELDITVHKALQFRDILRDNQRLRAELDEHQQIESLVGESPAFRRVLQAVDSVRESSATILLTGESGTGKEMVARAIHKHGNRADKPFVAVNCAAIPEGLLESEMFGHKKGAFTGAVSDRVGRFQQADKGTLFLDEVGDMPLALQAKILRALQERVIEPVGDPRERKVDVRVIAATNKDLLDAVARKEFREDLYYRLNVFPIPLPALRERAEDIPSLARHFAHVLGATAGKRITGFSPEALLAMANYTWPGNIRELQNCVERATIVASTPTIEESDLPAYLFGARQSSSSTLSILSEGPGIPKDLDAALAEVEKAYILAALQETNGVQAAAAQLIGISERSFWYRLKKLEIHVDKIVR, from the coding sequence ATGAGCCATAACGTGCTGGTGGTCGACGACGAACCCAAGCTGTGCGACCTGCTGGCGTCGGCCCTTAGCCAGAACGGCATTCAGGTGTTCACCGCCGGCAACGGCCTGCACGCCCTGACGGTGCTGGAACGCGAAGAGATCGATCTGGTGATCAGCGACTGGCGCATGCCCGGCATGGACGGCCCGCAACTGCTGGCGGAAATCAAACAGCGTTTTCCGCAGCTGCCGGTGATCGTCATGACCGCCTACAGCACGGTCAAGAATGCCGTGCAATCGATGCGCAACGGCGCCTACGACTACATCAGTAAACCCTTCGACATCGACGAGCTGGACATCACCGTTCACAAGGCCTTGCAGTTCCGGGACATCCTGCGGGACAACCAGCGGCTGCGTGCCGAGCTGGACGAACACCAGCAGATCGAGAGTCTGGTGGGTGAAAGCCCGGCATTCCGTCGGGTGCTGCAAGCAGTGGACTCGGTGCGTGAAAGCAGCGCAACGATCCTGCTGACCGGCGAAAGCGGCACTGGCAAGGAAATGGTCGCACGGGCCATCCACAAACACGGCAATCGCGCGGACAAACCCTTCGTCGCGGTGAACTGCGCGGCCATCCCCGAAGGACTGCTGGAAAGCGAGATGTTCGGCCACAAAAAAGGCGCGTTCACCGGCGCAGTGTCGGACCGGGTCGGACGCTTTCAACAGGCCGACAAGGGCACGCTGTTCCTCGACGAAGTGGGCGACATGCCGCTGGCGTTGCAGGCAAAAATCCTGCGCGCCCTGCAGGAGCGCGTGATCGAGCCGGTGGGCGACCCTCGCGAGCGCAAGGTCGATGTGCGGGTGATCGCGGCCACCAACAAAGACCTGCTCGACGCGGTGGCCCGCAAAGAATTCCGCGAGGACTTGTACTACCGCCTCAACGTGTTTCCGATCCCTCTGCCTGCCCTGCGCGAACGGGCCGAGGACATCCCGTCACTGGCCCGGCATTTCGCCCATGTTCTGGGCGCCACGGCAGGTAAACGCATCACCGGTTTCAGCCCCGAAGCGCTGCTGGCCATGGCCAACTACACGTGGCCGGGCAACATCCGCGAGCTGCAAAACTGCGTCGAACGCGCGACTATCGTGGCCTCGACGCCGACCATCGAAGAGTCGGATTTGCCGGCTTATCTGTTTGGTGCACGACAATCGTCTTCGTCGACCTTGAGCATTCTCAGCGAAGGCCCCGGCATCCCCAAAGACCTCGACGCAGCGCTGGCGGAAGTCGAAAAAGCCTACATCCTCGCCGCCCTCCAAGAAACCAACGGCGTCCAGGCCGCCGCCGCGCAACTCATCGGCATCTCCGAGCGCAGCTTCTGGTATCGGCTGAAGAAACTGGAGATTCATGTGGACAAGATTGTGCGCTAA
- a CDS encoding PfkB family carbohydrate kinase translates to MPARLLYTGQVVVDLVMGLDALPRSGGDVLARSAQFEVGGGFNVMAAACRNGLQTVYLGRHGSGRFGDLARQALAVEGIEAATPVSDDQDTGLSVALIEPSAERSFISYVGAEGGLSAMDLSSVVVQPDDYVFVSGYSLLHKGKVSTLLTWLGGLPNGTNVVFDPGPLVSSPEGAEMQAVLPMITLWTSNCEEALRFTGCEGIGDALEKLAQWLNEDALIVVRDGPQGCWLRQGRDAQHVRGFPVRAIDTNGAGDAHAGVLLAGLAAGLSAEQATLRANAAAAIAVTRWGPATAPVAAEVDALIEAEEG, encoded by the coding sequence ATGCCCGCTAGATTGCTGTACACCGGCCAGGTCGTTGTTGACCTGGTCATGGGGCTCGACGCCTTGCCACGCTCGGGGGGCGACGTCCTCGCCCGCTCCGCGCAATTCGAGGTCGGTGGCGGTTTCAACGTCATGGCCGCTGCCTGTCGCAATGGCTTGCAGACGGTCTACCTTGGACGGCATGGCTCCGGGCGGTTTGGCGATCTGGCGCGCCAGGCGCTGGCGGTGGAAGGCATAGAAGCCGCCACGCCAGTGTCCGACGATCAGGACACCGGCCTCTCGGTCGCCCTGATCGAACCGTCGGCGGAGCGCTCGTTCATCTCCTATGTGGGCGCCGAGGGCGGGTTGTCGGCTATGGATTTGAGCAGCGTTGTCGTGCAGCCCGACGACTACGTGTTCGTCAGCGGTTACAGCCTGCTGCACAAGGGCAAAGTCTCGACGCTGCTGACGTGGCTGGGCGGTTTGCCGAACGGAACGAACGTGGTGTTCGATCCGGGCCCGCTGGTGAGCTCGCCGGAGGGCGCCGAGATGCAAGCGGTCTTGCCGATGATTACGCTGTGGACCAGCAACTGCGAAGAGGCGCTGCGGTTTACCGGGTGCGAGGGGATCGGCGATGCCCTTGAGAAACTCGCGCAGTGGCTGAACGAGGACGCGTTGATTGTCGTGCGTGACGGCCCGCAAGGTTGCTGGCTTCGACAGGGCCGTGATGCGCAGCATGTGCGCGGTTTTCCGGTGAGGGCCATCGACACCAACGGCGCGGGCGACGCCCATGCCGGAGTATTGCTGGCAGGTTTAGCGGCGGGGCTTTCGGCTGAGCAAGCGACATTGCGGGCCAACGCGGCAGCGGCGATCGCCGTGACCCGGTGGGGGCCGGCGACCGCGCCTGTGGCCGCAGAGGTCGACGCGTTGATCGAGGCGGAGGAGGGCTAA
- a CDS encoding cytosine permease: protein MTSSNAAQGAGQLETRGIEPVPENECNGHPLQLFWVWFAANISILGLPLGATLVAFRGLSIGQAIIVAILGAAGSFAVVGVISIAGRRGRAPSLTLSRAIFGMRGNIGPTIVSLMSRLGWETVNTTTAAFVLLSLCSILFGTAVEAKNSPVLTLIFIAIFVLMTLTVSGLGHATLLVIQKWATYIFGALNIVVGGFLIAHIDWNAVFAATPAPVSAMIIGVGTMAAGTGIGWANAGADMSRYQHRSVKATRLVASAAFGAGIPLVLLITLGGLLSVGNDHLASATDPIIAIRELLPTWMAVPYLITAFGGLLLSNNLSVYSAGLTTLTLGLKIKRVHAVIVDIVAIFCGSIYFMLIADSFYGPFITFISMLAVPITAWVGIFVVDLLHRHVYSAKDLMDVSPRSAYWYSGGVEWRAVGAWALAIVLGFSFTTVATTPENVLFKGFLSDSWFGHNGLGWIVTFVVAGGLYAILGGSRDRRVVTEEAAHAR, encoded by the coding sequence ATGACGTCATCCAACGCCGCACAAGGCGCAGGTCAGCTTGAAACACGCGGCATCGAGCCGGTTCCGGAAAACGAGTGCAACGGCCATCCGCTGCAACTGTTCTGGGTCTGGTTCGCGGCCAACATCAGCATTCTCGGTTTGCCGCTCGGCGCGACTCTGGTGGCCTTTCGCGGGCTTTCCATCGGGCAGGCCATCATCGTGGCGATCCTCGGCGCTGCGGGCTCTTTTGCCGTCGTCGGGGTGATTTCCATCGCCGGTCGCCGAGGCCGTGCGCCGAGTCTGACACTCTCACGCGCCATCTTCGGCATGCGCGGCAACATCGGCCCTACCATCGTTTCACTGATGTCCCGGCTCGGCTGGGAAACGGTCAACACCACCACGGCGGCGTTCGTGCTGCTGTCGCTGTGTTCGATCCTGTTTGGCACGGCGGTGGAGGCTAAAAACTCGCCCGTCCTGACCCTGATCTTCATTGCGATTTTCGTGCTGATGACCCTCACCGTTTCCGGCCTGGGCCACGCGACCTTGCTGGTCATCCAGAAGTGGGCGACGTACATCTTCGGCGCGTTGAACATCGTGGTGGGCGGGTTCCTGATTGCGCACATCGATTGGAACGCCGTGTTCGCCGCCACGCCTGCACCGGTCAGCGCGATGATTATCGGCGTCGGCACCATGGCTGCAGGCACCGGCATCGGTTGGGCCAACGCGGGCGCCGACATGTCGCGCTATCAGCATCGCAGCGTCAAGGCCACCCGGCTGGTGGCTTCGGCCGCGTTTGGCGCAGGCATTCCGCTGGTGCTGCTGATCACCCTCGGCGGGCTGCTGTCGGTGGGCAACGATCACCTGGCCTCGGCCACCGACCCGATCATCGCCATTCGCGAGCTGCTGCCGACCTGGATGGCCGTTCCGTACCTGATCACTGCGTTCGGCGGGCTGTTGCTGTCGAACAACCTGTCGGTGTACTCGGCGGGCCTCACCACGCTGACCCTCGGCCTGAAGATCAAACGCGTGCACGCGGTGATCGTCGACATCGTGGCGATCTTCTGCGGGTCGATCTACTTCATGCTGATCGCTGACAGCTTTTACGGTCCGTTCATTACCTTCATCTCGATGCTGGCGGTGCCGATCACCGCGTGGGTCGGGATTTTCGTGGTTGACCTGCTCCATCGCCATGTCTATTCCGCGAAAGACCTGATGGACGTCTCGCCGCGCAGCGCCTACTGGTACAGCGGCGGTGTGGAATGGCGTGCGGTCGGCGCGTGGGCGTTGGCTATCGTGTTGGGGTTCAGCTTCACCACCGTCGCCACCACGCCGGAAAATGTCTTGTTCAAAGGCTTCCTGTCCGACTCCTGGTTCGGCCATAACGGCTTGGGCTGGATCGTGACCTTCGTGGTCGCAGGCGGTCTGTATGCCATCCTCGGCGGTTCCCGCGACCGCCGTGTCGTCACTGAAGAGGCTGCTCATGCCCGCTAG
- a CDS encoding ADP-ribosylglycohydrolase family protein, producing the protein MTALIDTRDRALAAFYGLALGDALGMPTQSLSREQIKQRFDRITTLTAADADQPIAPNMVAGSITDDTEQAVLVAELLIAGGGLIRPSDLAQSLIDWEAVMQAKGSQDLLGPSTKRAIEMILAGHSPEEAGRFGTTNGAAMRITPVGIAADVADEQQFVQSVVQACQVTHNTTLGISSAAAVAAVISAGINGVGLGDALDIGARIAERAERHGHWIAGGRISARIVWAKQLCAQASNEQLPDLIYDVIGTSVASQESVIAAFALAHQVASGQLSAFDALCMAASLGGDTDTIAAILGAMLGACHGMHAWPADLIEQVQMVNGLELSTLVEHLLSLRAD; encoded by the coding sequence ATGACGGCATTGATCGACACTCGCGACCGCGCGCTGGCCGCCTTCTATGGCCTGGCTTTGGGAGACGCGCTGGGCATGCCCACGCAATCCCTGAGTCGCGAGCAGATCAAGCAGCGCTTCGACCGGATCACCACCCTGACCGCGGCCGACGCCGATCAACCGATTGCGCCGAACATGGTCGCCGGGTCGATCACCGATGACACCGAACAGGCCGTGTTGGTGGCTGAATTGCTCATTGCCGGGGGAGGACTGATCCGTCCTTCTGACTTGGCCCAGAGCCTCATCGACTGGGAAGCGGTGATGCAGGCGAAGGGCTCGCAAGACTTGCTTGGCCCTTCGACCAAACGCGCCATCGAAATGATTCTGGCAGGCCACAGCCCTGAAGAGGCCGGTCGCTTCGGCACCACCAACGGCGCGGCCATGCGCATCACACCGGTCGGGATCGCGGCAGACGTGGCCGATGAGCAGCAGTTCGTCCAGTCAGTGGTGCAAGCCTGTCAGGTCACGCACAACACCACCCTTGGCATTTCCAGCGCAGCCGCTGTGGCAGCCGTCATCTCGGCGGGGATCAACGGCGTCGGCCTCGGTGACGCATTGGACATCGGCGCGCGGATCGCCGAGCGGGCCGAGCGCCATGGTCACTGGATCGCAGGCGGACGCATCTCGGCGCGCATCGTCTGGGCCAAACAGCTTTGCGCTCAAGCGAGCAACGAACAACTGCCCGATCTGATTTATGACGTGATCGGCACCTCGGTGGCGTCTCAGGAATCGGTCATTGCCGCGTTCGCATTGGCGCATCAGGTTGCGTCCGGCCAACTGTCGGCCTTCGACGCGCTGTGCATGGCGGCCAGTCTCGGCGGCGACACGGACACCATCGCGGCGATCCTCGGGGCCATGTTGGGTGCGTGTCACGGCATGCACGCCTGGCCCGCCGATCTGATCGAGCAGGTCCAGATGGTGAACGGGCTTGAGCTTTCCACGCTGGTCGAACACTTGTTGTCCTTGCGCGCGGACTGA
- a CDS encoding GntR family transcriptional regulator, with product MIRQVRFDKKKRVVDELARRIETGQMGSGELLPGENLLAQEFNVSRGTLREALSELKRRNYIATQTGVGSIVTYDGILLDQRAGWAQALADTGAKVSTEILRLVTVQRPDLAVRFGTADFVALDRRRTAGDGSVVSLERVLIPAVDGLENLPQHGLIDDSLTVTMAAHGYVGDRGDQWIGAEPLSNDDAALMLREPGTVFLKATRTTFDRRERFMEHVESLLDPVHFRLHLAFGSTT from the coding sequence ATGATTAGACAGGTTCGATTTGACAAGAAAAAACGCGTAGTCGATGAGCTGGCGCGCCGTATTGAAACCGGTCAGATGGGATCGGGCGAATTGCTGCCGGGTGAAAACTTGCTGGCTCAGGAGTTCAACGTCAGTCGCGGCACGCTGCGTGAAGCGCTGTCCGAGCTCAAGCGTCGCAACTACATCGCGACGCAGACCGGCGTCGGCTCCATCGTGACCTACGACGGTATCTTGCTGGACCAGCGCGCCGGGTGGGCGCAGGCATTGGCCGACACCGGTGCGAAGGTCAGCACCGAGATTCTGCGGCTGGTGACGGTGCAACGGCCTGACCTGGCCGTACGATTCGGCACGGCGGATTTCGTTGCGCTGGATCGGCGCCGCACGGCAGGCGACGGCAGCGTGGTGTCACTGGAGCGGGTATTGATCCCGGCCGTCGATGGCCTGGAAAACCTGCCACAGCACGGGCTGATCGACGATTCACTGACCGTGACCATGGCCGCTCACGGTTACGTCGGGGATCGCGGCGATCAATGGATCGGCGCTGAGCCCCTGAGCAACGATGACGCAGCGCTCATGTTGCGTGAACCGGGCACCGTATTTCTCAAGGCGACACGAACCACGTTCGACCGCCGCGAGCGTTTCATGGAGCACGTCGAGAGTCTTCTGGACCCCGTGCATTTTCGTCTGCATCTGGCATTTGGATCGACTACATGA
- a CDS encoding DsbA family oxidoreductase — MSTPLKIDFISDVACPWCIIGLRALDQALEHLGDEVQAQIHFQPFELNPKMGPEGQDIFEHIAQKYGSTREQYQANAENIRQRGAELGFVFKQGDRRVYNTFDAHRLIHWAEGEGKQHALKEALFTAYFSQHANVSSHQILADVAQKVGLDRTRAEAILSSDEYAAEVRELEQLWVSRGVSSVPTIVFNDQYAVSGGQPVDVFVGAIRQIISEQSSVVNGVQ; from the coding sequence ATGAGTACTCCACTGAAAATCGATTTCATCTCCGACGTCGCCTGCCCCTGGTGCATCATCGGTCTGCGGGCGCTGGATCAGGCGCTGGAGCATCTGGGCGACGAGGTCCAGGCCCAGATTCACTTCCAGCCGTTCGAGCTGAATCCGAAAATGGGGCCTGAAGGCCAGGACATCTTCGAACACATCGCCCAGAAGTACGGCTCCACACGTGAGCAATACCAAGCCAACGCCGAGAACATTCGTCAGCGCGGTGCCGAGTTGGGCTTCGTGTTCAAACAGGGTGACCGGCGCGTTTACAACACCTTCGATGCCCACCGCCTGATTCACTGGGCTGAAGGGGAAGGCAAGCAGCACGCGCTGAAAGAAGCGCTGTTCACGGCCTATTTCAGCCAGCACGCCAACGTGTCTTCCCACCAAATACTGGCTGACGTCGCACAGAAGGTAGGTCTGGATCGCACACGCGCCGAAGCCATTCTTTCGTCTGACGAATACGCAGCCGAGGTGCGTGAGCTTGAACAGCTGTGGGTCTCCCGTGGTGTCAGTTCGGTGCCGACCATCGTCTTCAACGACCAATACGCGGTGTCCGGTGGTCAACCGGTCGACGTTTTCGTCGGTGCCATTCGTCAGATCATCAGTGAACAATCGAGTGTCGTTAACGGCGTCCAATGA